A single genomic interval of Streptomyces showdoensis harbors:
- the gap gene encoding type I glyceraldehyde-3-phosphate dehydrogenase produces the protein MTIRVGINGFGRIGRNYFRALLEQGADIEIVAVNDLGDTATTAHLLKYDTILGRLKAEVTHTADTITVDGHTIKVLSERNPADIPWGELGVDIVIESTGIFTKKADAEKHIAGGAKKVLISAPASDEDITIVMGVNQDKYEPANHHVISNASCTTNCVAPMAKVLDENFGIVKGLMTTVHAYTNDQRILDFPHKDLRRARAAAENIIPTTTGAAKATALVLPQLKGKLDGIAMRVPVPTGSATDLVVTLDREVTKDEVNAAFKKASEDGSLKGILFYTEDPIVSSDIVSDPASCTFDASLTMVQEGSTVKILGWYDNEWGYSNRLVDLTVFVGGQL, from the coding sequence GTGACGATCCGCGTAGGCATCAACGGCTTTGGCCGTATCGGTCGCAACTACTTCCGCGCGCTCCTTGAGCAGGGTGCCGACATCGAGATCGTGGCTGTCAACGACCTGGGTGACACCGCGACCACGGCCCACCTGCTGAAGTACGACACCATCCTGGGCCGCCTCAAGGCCGAGGTGACCCACACCGCCGACACCATCACGGTCGACGGCCACACCATCAAGGTGCTCTCCGAGCGCAACCCGGCCGACATCCCCTGGGGTGAGCTGGGCGTCGACATCGTCATCGAGTCGACCGGCATCTTCACCAAGAAGGCCGACGCCGAGAAGCACATCGCCGGCGGCGCCAAGAAGGTCCTCATCTCGGCTCCGGCCAGCGACGAGGACATCACCATCGTGATGGGCGTCAACCAGGACAAGTACGAGCCGGCGAACCACCACGTCATCTCGAACGCGTCCTGCACCACCAACTGTGTGGCGCCGATGGCCAAGGTCCTCGACGAGAACTTCGGCATCGTCAAGGGCCTGATGACCACGGTCCACGCGTACACCAACGACCAGCGCATCCTGGACTTCCCGCACAAGGACCTGCGCCGCGCCCGCGCCGCCGCGGAGAACATCATCCCGACCACGACGGGTGCCGCCAAGGCCACCGCCCTGGTCCTCCCGCAGCTCAAGGGCAAGCTCGACGGCATCGCGATGCGCGTCCCGGTCCCGACCGGCTCCGCCACCGACCTCGTCGTCACGCTCGACCGCGAGGTCACCAAGGACGAGGTCAACGCGGCCTTCAAGAAGGCGTCCGAGGACGGCTCCCTGAAGGGCATCCTGTTCTACACCGAGGACCCGATCGTCTCCTCCGACATCGTCAGCGACCCGGCGTCCTGCACCTTCGACGCCTCCCTGACCATGGTCCAGGAAGGCAGCACGGTCAAGATCCTCGGTTGGTACGACAACGAGTGGGGCTACTCCAACCGTCTCGTCGACCTCACCGTCTTCGTCGGCGGCCAGCTCTAA
- a CDS encoding phosphoglycerate kinase, translating to MKTIDELLAEGVSGKRVFVRADLNVPLDGTTITDDGRIRAVVPTVKALADAGARVVVASHLGRPKGAPDPAFSLAPAAARLGELLGADVAFATDTVGDSAKATVAGLADGRVAVIENLRFNAGETSKDDAERGAFADELAALADLYVGDGFGAVHRKHASVFDLPARLPHAAGYLIANEVGVLKKLTSDVQRPYVVVLGGAKVSDKLGVIDHLLEKADRILIGGGMAYTFLKAQGHEVGISLLQEDQIPAVLDYLKRADERGVEFVLPVDVLVSAEFPDLKTKAPANPTTVAATAIPATEEGLDIGPETRKLYASKLADAATVFWNGPMGVFEHPDYAEGTKAVAQALVDSPAFTVVGGGDSAAAVRILGFDENAFGHISTGGGASLEYLEGKTLPGLAALED from the coding sequence ATGAAGACGATCGACGAGCTTCTCGCCGAAGGCGTCTCCGGCAAGCGGGTGTTCGTCCGCGCCGACCTCAACGTGCCGCTCGACGGCACCACCATCACCGACGACGGCCGCATCCGCGCCGTCGTCCCCACCGTCAAGGCGCTCGCCGACGCCGGCGCCCGCGTGGTCGTCGCCTCGCACCTGGGCCGCCCCAAGGGCGCCCCGGACCCGGCGTTCTCGCTCGCCCCGGCCGCCGCGCGGCTCGGCGAGCTGCTCGGCGCCGACGTGGCCTTCGCGACCGACACCGTGGGCGACTCGGCCAAGGCGACCGTCGCGGGCCTGGCCGACGGCCGGGTGGCCGTCATCGAGAACCTGCGCTTCAACGCCGGCGAGACCTCCAAGGACGACGCCGAGCGCGGCGCCTTCGCGGACGAGCTCGCCGCCCTCGCCGACCTCTACGTCGGCGACGGCTTCGGCGCGGTGCACCGCAAGCACGCCTCGGTCTTCGACCTCCCGGCCCGTCTGCCGCACGCCGCCGGCTACCTCATCGCCAACGAGGTCGGCGTCCTGAAGAAGCTGACGAGCGACGTCCAGCGCCCGTACGTGGTCGTCCTCGGCGGCGCCAAGGTCTCCGACAAGCTCGGTGTGATCGACCACCTGCTGGAGAAGGCCGACCGCATCCTGATCGGCGGCGGCATGGCGTACACCTTCCTCAAGGCCCAGGGCCACGAGGTCGGCATCTCGCTGCTCCAGGAGGACCAGATCCCGGCTGTCCTGGACTACCTCAAGCGCGCCGACGAGCGCGGCGTGGAGTTCGTGCTCCCCGTCGACGTGCTGGTCTCGGCCGAGTTCCCGGACCTGAAGACCAAGGCCCCGGCCAACCCGACCACGGTCGCCGCGACCGCCATCCCGGCCACCGAGGAGGGCCTGGACATCGGTCCGGAGACCCGCAAGCTCTACGCCTCGAAGCTCGCCGACGCGGCCACCGTCTTCTGGAACGGCCCGATGGGCGTCTTCGAGCACCCCGACTACGCCGAGGGCACCAAGGCCGTCGCGCAGGCGCTTGTCGACTCCCCGGCCTTCACCGTGGTCGGCGGTGGGGACTCGGCCGCCGCCGTCCGCATCCTGGGCTTCGACGAGAATGCCTTCGGCCACATCTCGACCGGCGGCGGCGCCTCCCTCGAATACCTCGAGGGCAAGACGCTCCCCGGCCTCGCCGCACTGGAGGACTGA
- the tpiA gene encoding triose-phosphate isomerase → MAGNWKMNLNHLEAIAHVQKLAFALTDKDYDAVEVAVLAPFTDLRSVQTLVDGDKLKIKYGAQDISAHESGAYTGEISGLMLSKLKCSFVAVGHSERRQYHGESDELCNAKVKAAFQHGITPILCVGEELEVREAGEAVPHTLAQVEGGLKGLPAEQAETIVIAYEPVWAIGTGKVCGADDAQEVCAAIRGKLAELYSQDVADKIRIQYGGSVKGSNVAEIMAQADIDGALVGGASLDADEFVKIVRFRDQ, encoded by the coding sequence ATGGCGGGCAACTGGAAGATGAACCTCAACCACCTCGAGGCCATCGCCCACGTCCAGAAGCTCGCCTTCGCGCTCACCGACAAGGACTACGACGCCGTCGAGGTCGCGGTCCTCGCGCCCTTCACCGACCTGCGCTCCGTGCAGACCCTGGTCGACGGCGACAAGCTGAAGATCAAGTACGGCGCCCAGGACATCTCGGCGCACGAGTCCGGTGCCTACACCGGCGAGATCTCCGGCCTGATGCTGTCGAAGCTGAAGTGCTCCTTCGTGGCCGTCGGCCACTCGGAGCGCCGCCAGTACCACGGCGAGTCCGACGAGCTGTGCAACGCCAAGGTGAAGGCCGCCTTCCAGCACGGGATCACCCCGATCCTCTGCGTCGGCGAGGAGCTGGAGGTCCGTGAGGCCGGCGAGGCCGTCCCGCACACCCTGGCCCAGGTCGAGGGCGGCCTGAAGGGCCTCCCGGCCGAGCAGGCCGAGACCATCGTGATCGCCTACGAGCCCGTGTGGGCCATCGGCACCGGCAAGGTCTGCGGCGCGGACGACGCGCAGGAGGTCTGCGCGGCGATCCGCGGCAAGCTGGCCGAGCTGTACTCGCAGGACGTGGCCGACAAGATCCGCATCCAGTACGGCGGGTCCGTCAAGGGCTCGAACGTCGCCGAGATCATGGCGCAGGCCGACATCGACGGCGCGCTGGTGGGCGGTGCCTCGCTGGACGCCGACGAGTTCGTCAAGATCGTGCGCTTCCGCGACCAGTGA
- the secG gene encoding preprotein translocase subunit SecG, whose protein sequence is MGFSIALIVFSALLMLLVLMHKGKGGGLSDMFGGGMQSSVGGSSVAERNLDRITVVVGLLWFACIVVLGLLMKLDG, encoded by the coding sequence ATGGGGTTCTCGATCGCCCTGATCGTCTTCAGCGCGCTGCTGATGCTGCTCGTGCTGATGCACAAGGGGAAGGGCGGCGGCCTCTCCGACATGTTCGGTGGCGGCATGCAGTCGTCCGTCGGCGGCTCCTCGGTCGCCGAGCGCAACCTGGACCGCATCACCGTCGTGGTCGGTCTGCTGTGGTTCGCGTGCATTGTCGTACTTGGCCTGCTGATGAAGCTGGACGGGTAA
- a CDS encoding RNA polymerase-binding protein RbpA yields MASGNAIRGSRVGAGPMGEAERGESAPRLRISFWCSNGHETQPSFASDAQVPETWDCPRCGFPAGQDRDNPPDPPRTEPYKTHLAYVRERRSDADGEAILAEALAKLRGEI; encoded by the coding sequence GTGGCAAGTGGCAACGCGATCCGGGGAAGCCGGGTCGGAGCGGGGCCGATGGGCGAGGCCGAGCGGGGCGAGTCCGCACCCCGTCTCCGCATCTCCTTCTGGTGCTCGAACGGGCACGAGACCCAGCCGAGCTTCGCCAGTGACGCACAGGTCCCGGAGACCTGGGACTGCCCGCGCTGCGGCTTCCCGGCAGGTCAGGACCGGGACAACCCGCCGGACCCGCCGCGCACCGAGCCCTACAAGACGCACCTCGCGTACGTACGGGAGCGGCGCAGCGACGCGGACGGCGAGGCGATCCTCGCCGAGGCGCTTGCCAAGCTCCGTGGCGAGATCTGA
- a CDS encoding MurR/RpiR family transcriptional regulator produces the protein MITALIRSELPRMSGSLRKVGDWVLADPARVSGLSAAELGRRTGTSQATVTRFCHALGLDSYQRLLLELAREQGQESEAAERTPLGPEIGPEEPLERVVAAVARADLQALRATAEQLDLGALERAARVLAQARRIDVYGVGASGVLALETQARLFGIGCEARAWTEVHAAETSAALLTPADAVVALSHSGATREVLGPLRLAAERGAATVAVTGDPRSPVARAAGVHLTSTAAGTGFRHGGFGTRHSVLLILDCLYARVAQLTYSRATAALALTAHIADVHRG, from the coding sequence ATGATCACCGCGCTGATCCGCTCCGAACTCCCCCGGATGTCCGGCTCCTTGCGCAAGGTCGGCGACTGGGTCCTCGCCGATCCGGCCCGGGTCTCCGGGCTGTCCGCCGCCGAGCTGGGCCGCCGTACGGGGACCTCGCAGGCCACCGTGACCCGGTTCTGCCACGCCCTCGGGCTCGACTCGTACCAGCGGCTGCTGCTCGAACTCGCCCGGGAGCAGGGGCAGGAGAGCGAGGCGGCCGAACGCACGCCGCTCGGGCCCGAGATCGGACCCGAGGAGCCGCTGGAGCGGGTCGTGGCCGCCGTCGCCCGCGCCGACCTCCAGGCGCTACGCGCCACCGCCGAGCAGCTCGACCTCGGCGCCCTGGAGCGGGCCGCCCGGGTCCTCGCCCAGGCCCGCCGGATCGACGTCTACGGGGTCGGCGCCTCCGGGGTGCTCGCCCTGGAGACCCAGGCCCGGCTCTTCGGCATCGGCTGCGAGGCGCGCGCCTGGACCGAGGTGCACGCGGCGGAGACCTCGGCGGCCCTGCTGACCCCCGCGGACGCGGTCGTCGCCCTGTCCCACTCGGGCGCCACCCGCGAGGTGCTCGGGCCGCTGCGGCTGGCCGCCGAGCGGGGGGCCGCAACGGTCGCCGTCACCGGGGACCCGCGCTCGCCGGTGGCCCGCGCGGCGGGCGTCCACCTCACCTCGACGGCCGCCGGGACCGGCTTCCGGCACGGCGGATTCGGCACCCGCCACTCGGTGCTGCTGATCCTGGACTGCCTGTACGCGCGCGTGGCCCAGCTGACCTACTCGCGTGCGACCGCCGCCCTGGCGCTCACCGCGCACATCGCGGACGTCCACCGCGGCTGA
- a CDS encoding N-acetylglucosamine kinase codes for MNESGIQWVVGVDAGGTRTRARLAEAATGRVLGEGTGGAGNALSVAPDALVRHLGEALCGALPPGGGAVAAVVGGFAGGGPGGGRERAHAALAEALARAGVRAARVEVRGDADVAFAGGEGTPADGLVLIAGTGAAAARVAGRRAIRAADGDGWLLGDAGSGFWLGREALRAVLRSLDGRGPSTALTGPVGALCGGLAKEDVVRYAYGAEPVRLAALSPVVVEAAGAGDEVASALLDRAADELCATVAALGPRPGEPLVVTGGLLGPGGPLLERLRARVSALGLTPDPVRDGLAGAVALARLRV; via the coding sequence ATGAACGAATCCGGGATTCAGTGGGTGGTCGGTGTCGACGCGGGCGGTACGCGGACCAGGGCACGGCTCGCCGAGGCGGCGACCGGCCGGGTGCTCGGCGAGGGCACCGGGGGCGCCGGGAACGCGCTGAGCGTCGCCCCCGACGCGCTCGTCCGCCATCTGGGCGAGGCCCTGTGCGGGGCCCTGCCGCCGGGCGGGGGAGCCGTCGCGGCCGTGGTGGGCGGCTTCGCGGGCGGCGGGCCCGGCGGGGGCCGGGAGCGGGCGCACGCGGCCCTCGCGGAGGCGCTGGCCCGCGCGGGCGTGCGGGCGGCGCGGGTCGAGGTGCGGGGCGACGCGGACGTCGCCTTCGCCGGCGGCGAGGGGACCCCGGCCGACGGGCTCGTCCTCATCGCCGGCACGGGCGCGGCCGCCGCCCGGGTCGCCGGCCGCCGGGCCATCCGCGCCGCCGACGGCGACGGCTGGCTGCTCGGCGACGCCGGCAGCGGCTTCTGGCTGGGCCGGGAGGCGCTGCGGGCGGTGCTGCGCTCGCTGGACGGACGGGGGCCTTCGACCGCGCTCACCGGACCGGTGGGCGCGCTCTGCGGGGGCCTGGCCAAGGAGGACGTCGTCCGGTACGCGTACGGGGCGGAGCCGGTGCGGCTGGCCGCGCTGAGTCCGGTGGTGGTGGAGGCGGCGGGGGCGGGGGACGAGGTGGCGTCGGCCCTGCTGGACCGGGCGGCGGACGAACTGTGCGCCACGGTGGCGGCGTTGGGCCCGCGCCCCGGCGAGCCGCTGGTGGTGACCGGGGGTCTCCTGGGCCCTGGGGGCCCGCTGCTGGAGCGCCTGAGGGCGCGGGTGTCGGCGCTGGGGCTCACTCCGGACCCGGTCCGGGACGGGCTCGCGGGGGCGGTGGCGTTGGCGCGGCTGCGGGTCTGA
- a CDS encoding sugar isomerase domain-containing protein — MPQPTPTATQFADLARSALDRAAAANKDAVPAAARLFADCVAADGVIHAFGTGHSQAAALEVAGRAGGLVPTSRIALADLVLRGGEDPEVLRDPLLERSPGLADRLYALATPRPQDLFVIISNSGVNNSIVDMALKVTTAGHRLVALTSLEHTHAVPALHPAGHRLADLADAVLDNCAPAGDAVLPLPDGTALCGISTLTSSLLVQMVVAEAVALLLAEGHEPPVYVSANLPGGHERNALLEARYAGRLHRGGH, encoded by the coding sequence ATGCCCCAACCCACCCCCACCGCAACCCAGTTCGCCGACCTGGCCCGATCGGCCCTCGACCGGGCCGCCGCCGCCAACAAGGACGCCGTTCCCGCCGCCGCCCGGCTCTTCGCCGACTGCGTGGCGGCCGACGGGGTGATCCACGCCTTCGGGACCGGTCACTCGCAGGCCGCCGCGCTCGAAGTGGCCGGCCGGGCCGGAGGGCTCGTGCCGACGAGCCGGATCGCGCTCGCCGACCTCGTGCTGCGGGGCGGCGAGGACCCAGAGGTCCTCCGGGACCCGCTGCTCGAACGCTCCCCGGGACTCGCCGACCGGCTCTACGCCCTCGCCACGCCCCGCCCCCAGGACCTCTTCGTCATCATCTCCAACTCGGGCGTCAACAACTCGATCGTGGACATGGCGCTCAAGGTCACCACCGCCGGGCACCGCCTCGTCGCGCTCACGTCGCTGGAGCACACCCACGCCGTCCCCGCGCTGCACCCCGCCGGCCACCGGCTCGCCGACCTCGCCGACGCCGTGCTCGACAACTGCGCCCCCGCCGGCGACGCCGTCCTCCCGCTCCCCGACGGCACCGCGCTGTGCGGCATCTCCACACTCACCTCCTCCCTGCTCGTCCAGATGGTCGTCGCCGAAGCCGTCGCGCTGCTGCTCGCGGAGGGGCACGAGCCGCCGGTCTACGTCTCCGCCAACCTCCCCGGCGGCCACGAGCGCAACGCCCTCCTCGAAGCCCGCTACGCGGGACGGCTGCACCGCGGCGGCCACTGA
- the pgi gene encoding glucose-6-phosphate isomerase: protein MSEMSNEGRTRLNQLPEWAALGKHREQLGDTHLRELFAADPARGTGFTLRVGDLYLDYSKNLVTDETLALLRELAAATGVAELRDAMFRGDKINNTEHRAVLHTALRAPRGAVVEVDGVDVVPEVHAVLDKMAAFADRVRAGEWTGHTGKPIKNVVNIGIGGSDLGPAMAYEVLRSYTRRDLTFRFVSNVDGADLHEAVRDLDPAETLFIVASKTFTTIETITNATSARDWLLAGLGAGQEAVARHFVALSTNAEKVEEFGIDTANMFEFWDWVGGRYSYDSAIGLSLMIAIGPDAFREMLDGFHLVDEHFRTAAPEENAPLLLGLLGIWYGAFHDAQSHAVLPYSHYLSKFTAYLQQLDMESNGKSVTRDGQPVDWQTGPVVWGTPGTNGQHAYYQLIHQGTKVIPADFIGFARPVADLPAGLVAQHDLLMANFFAQTQALAFGKTPEEVRAEGVPEELVPHKTFQGNHPTTTILADALTPSVLGQLVALYEHKVFVQGAVWNIDSFDQWGVELGKVLAKRIEPVLTEGEGGERLDSSTAGLVAAYRSLRGRD, encoded by the coding sequence ATGTCCGAGATGAGTAACGAAGGCCGTACCAGGCTCAACCAGCTGCCCGAGTGGGCGGCCCTCGGCAAGCACCGCGAGCAGCTCGGCGACACGCACCTGCGCGAGCTGTTCGCCGCCGACCCGGCGCGCGGCACCGGCTTCACGCTGCGCGTCGGCGACCTGTATCTGGACTACTCCAAGAACCTCGTCACCGACGAGACCCTGGCGCTGCTGCGCGAGCTCGCCGCCGCCACCGGCGTCGCCGAGCTGCGCGACGCCATGTTCCGCGGCGACAAGATCAACAACACCGAGCACCGGGCGGTCCTGCACACCGCGCTGCGCGCCCCGCGCGGCGCCGTGGTCGAGGTGGACGGCGTGGACGTCGTCCCCGAGGTGCACGCCGTCCTCGACAAGATGGCCGCCTTCGCCGACCGCGTTCGCGCCGGCGAGTGGACCGGTCACACCGGCAAGCCGATCAAGAACGTCGTCAACATCGGCATCGGCGGCTCGGATCTCGGCCCCGCCATGGCCTACGAGGTGCTGCGCTCCTACACCCGGCGCGACCTGACGTTCCGTTTCGTCTCCAACGTCGACGGCGCCGACCTGCACGAGGCCGTCCGCGACCTCGACCCGGCGGAGACCCTCTTCATCGTCGCCTCGAAGACCTTCACCACCATCGAGACGATCACCAACGCCACCTCCGCCCGCGACTGGCTGCTCGCCGGTCTCGGAGCCGGCCAGGAGGCCGTCGCCCGCCACTTCGTGGCCCTGTCGACCAACGCCGAGAAGGTCGAGGAGTTCGGCATCGACACGGCGAACATGTTCGAGTTCTGGGACTGGGTCGGCGGCCGCTACTCGTACGACTCCGCCATCGGCCTGTCCCTGATGATCGCCATCGGGCCGGACGCCTTCCGCGAGATGCTCGACGGCTTCCACCTGGTCGACGAGCACTTCCGCACGGCCGCCCCGGAGGAGAACGCCCCGCTGCTGCTCGGCCTCCTCGGCATCTGGTACGGCGCCTTCCACGACGCCCAGTCGCACGCCGTGCTGCCGTACTCGCACTACCTGTCGAAGTTCACCGCGTACCTCCAGCAGCTCGACATGGAGTCCAACGGCAAGTCCGTGACCCGTGACGGGCAGCCGGTCGACTGGCAGACGGGCCCCGTCGTCTGGGGCACCCCGGGCACCAACGGCCAGCACGCCTACTACCAGTTGATCCACCAGGGCACGAAGGTCATCCCGGCCGACTTCATCGGCTTCGCCCGGCCCGTCGCGGACCTGCCGGCCGGCCTGGTCGCCCAGCACGACCTGCTGATGGCGAACTTCTTCGCCCAGACGCAGGCGCTCGCCTTCGGCAAGACGCCCGAGGAGGTACGGGCGGAGGGCGTTCCCGAGGAGCTCGTCCCGCACAAGACCTTCCAGGGCAACCACCCGACCACCACGATCCTGGCGGACGCGCTCACCCCGTCCGTGCTGGGCCAGCTCGTCGCGCTGTACGAGCACAAGGTCTTCGTCCAGGGGGCCGTCTGGAACATCGACTCCTTCGACCAGTGGGGCGTCGAGCTCGGCAAGGTCCTCGCGAAGAGGATCGAGCCGGTGCTCACCGAGGGCGAGGGCGGCGAGCGGCTCGACAGCTCCACCGCCGGGCTCGTCGCCGCCTACCGCTCGCTGCGCGGCCGGGACTGA
- a CDS encoding PH domain-containing protein, with translation MTTGEGAVRLRPPRNAVDRRAVPWWRVQLLVTTAVPVAVLAVLGWLITPARFWLLLPAAIVAVLGLACAALLPSWWFRVHRWEVTEDAVYVRTGALWQEWRIAPMSRIQTVDTVRGPLEQSFRLATVTVTTASSKGALRIEGLDHELAAELAERLTAITRATPGDAT, from the coding sequence ATGACCACGGGGGAGGGGGCGGTGCGGCTGCGCCCGCCCAGGAACGCCGTGGACCGCCGGGCCGTGCCCTGGTGGCGGGTCCAGCTGCTCGTCACCACGGCCGTGCCGGTGGCCGTCCTGGCCGTGCTGGGGTGGCTCATCACCCCGGCACGGTTCTGGCTGCTGCTCCCGGCCGCGATCGTGGCGGTCCTCGGGCTCGCCTGCGCCGCCCTCCTCCCCTCCTGGTGGTTCCGGGTGCACCGCTGGGAGGTGACGGAGGACGCCGTGTACGTACGGACCGGTGCCCTCTGGCAGGAGTGGCGGATCGCGCCCATGTCCCGGATCCAGACCGTCGACACCGTACGGGGCCCGCTGGAGCAGAGCTTCCGGCTGGCCACGGTCACCGTCACCACCGCCTCCTCCAAGGGGGCGCTGCGGATCGAGGGCCTCGACCACGAGCTCGCCGCCGAGCTCGCCGAACGGCTCACCGCGATCACCCGGGCCACCCCCGGGGACGCCACATGA
- a CDS encoding PH domain-containing protein: MSEDTGTRPVTDPDPAPARAADPAREWRRLHPRSLLAGAAVLCGIAGGGALPAFLSLSSGSRPAWQAAAWVLAGAVLLIGGGTAADWVRLRRTRYRIGPELVELHTGLVVVKRRSLARERIRSVDLTANPLQRVLGLVKVGIGTGEHTDGDSTLELDLVARAEGERLRHTLLARLEGPEDPVHDGVLAAVDPRWIRYAPVSFVTPLLAVAAGGAVMQVSDWFGAQDEVIHWIGDRFEDVSLLWMLVDLVLIALVAGLFGALGLWVEMWFRYRLEREPGGTLRVRRGLFTARSISLEERRLRGVELVEPLGVRLFRAARVDAVATGLAQNDDDKHADLKNLVPPVPRAVADRVAAQVLREPEPPTGAPLAGHPRAARRRRLGWALWTGLGPAAVLALLGAWLTPVLGYAAAAFAALVTPLALVLALDAYRNLGHGVSGAYLVTRSGTVRRSTVALQRAGVIGWTVKQSWFQRRAGVLTLSATTAAGEGAYAVYDAGESQGLTFAAEAVPDLLGPFLEPVRDEPVQGGSVREESVRSRPVRSPETPEARSTEG, encoded by the coding sequence ATGAGCGAGGACACGGGTACCCGCCCGGTCACGGACCCCGACCCCGCCCCGGCGCGGGCCGCCGACCCGGCACGGGAGTGGCGGCGCCTCCACCCGCGCTCCCTCCTGGCCGGCGCCGCCGTCCTGTGCGGGATCGCCGGCGGCGGCGCCCTGCCCGCCTTCCTCAGCCTCTCCTCCGGCTCCCGGCCCGCCTGGCAGGCCGCCGCCTGGGTCCTCGCCGGGGCTGTGCTGCTCATCGGCGGAGGCACGGCCGCCGACTGGGTCCGGCTGCGCCGCACCCGCTACCGGATCGGCCCCGAACTGGTCGAGCTGCACACCGGTCTCGTCGTGGTGAAACGGCGTTCCCTGGCCCGCGAGCGGATCCGCAGCGTCGACCTCACCGCCAACCCGCTGCAACGCGTCCTCGGCCTGGTCAAGGTCGGGATCGGCACCGGCGAACACACCGACGGCGACTCCACCCTGGAACTCGACCTGGTCGCCCGCGCCGAGGGCGAGCGGCTCCGCCACACCCTGCTGGCCCGGCTCGAGGGTCCCGAGGACCCCGTCCACGACGGGGTCCTCGCCGCCGTGGACCCGCGCTGGATCCGCTACGCCCCGGTCTCCTTCGTCACCCCGCTGCTCGCCGTCGCGGCGGGCGGTGCCGTGATGCAGGTCAGCGACTGGTTCGGCGCGCAGGACGAGGTCATCCACTGGATAGGGGACCGCTTCGAGGACGTCTCGCTGCTCTGGATGCTCGTCGACCTCGTCCTGATCGCGCTGGTCGCCGGCCTGTTCGGCGCCCTCGGCCTCTGGGTCGAGATGTGGTTCCGCTACCGCCTGGAGCGGGAGCCGGGCGGCACCCTGCGGGTCCGCCGGGGCCTGTTCACGGCCCGCTCGATCTCCCTGGAGGAGCGCAGGCTGCGCGGGGTGGAGCTGGTCGAACCGCTCGGCGTACGGCTCTTCCGCGCGGCCCGCGTCGACGCCGTCGCCACCGGGCTCGCCCAGAACGACGACGACAAGCACGCCGACCTCAAGAACCTGGTGCCGCCGGTGCCCCGCGCCGTCGCGGACCGGGTCGCCGCGCAGGTGCTGCGCGAGCCCGAGCCGCCGACCGGCGCCCCGCTCGCCGGGCACCCCCGGGCCGCCCGCCGCAGGCGGCTCGGCTGGGCGCTGTGGACCGGGCTCGGCCCCGCGGCCGTCCTCGCCCTGCTCGGCGCCTGGCTCACCCCGGTCCTGGGGTACGCGGCGGCCGCCTTCGCCGCCCTGGTGACCCCGCTCGCGCTGGTCCTCGCCCTCGACGCCTACCGGAACCTCGGGCACGGCGTCAGCGGCGCCTACCTGGTCACCCGTTCGGGCACCGTGCGCCGCTCCACCGTCGCCCTCCAGCGGGCCGGGGTCATCGGCTGGACGGTCAAGCAGTCCTGGTTCCAGCGCCGGGCCGGCGTGCTCACGCTGAGCGCCACGACGGCCGCCGGAGAGGGCGCGTACGCCGTCTACGACGCGGGCGAGAGCCAGGGCCTGACCTTCGCCGCCGAGGCCGTACCGGACCTGCTGGGCCCCTTCCTGGAGCCCGTACGCGACGAGCCCGTACAGGGTGGGTCCGTACGTGAGGAGTCCGTGCGCAGCCGGCCCGTACGAAGCCCGGAAACGCCGGAGGCCCGGTCCACCGAAGGGTGA